Proteins found in one Rhodovulum sp. MB263 genomic segment:
- the glgX gene encoding glycogen debranching protein GlgX, which produces MTPSPTIPTSIAAGCPDTLGARYDGEGVNFAIFSEHASRVSLCLFDETGQTELANIDLPERTHHVWHGRIDGLEPGQHYGYRISGPYHPDQGHRFNPNKLLLDPYARRISGHPRWHDALMGYEVGAAQADLSFDKRDSAPYAPRSIVAAPVFDWAGDAPPATPMAETVIYEAHVKGLTCRHPRLQAPGHFRALGSDPMLEHLQGLGVTAIELLPVQAFLNDRFLVEKGLTNYWGYQTLAFFAPDPRYMETGDITEFQRMVARLHAAGIEVLLDVVYNHTCEGNEMGPTLSFRGIDNASYYRLAGDRRYYVNDTGCGNTLNTGHPMVLRMVLDSLRYWVETMHVDGFRFDLAATLGRGPDGFDPDAAIFQAMRQDPVLSRVKLIAEPWDIGPGGYQLGAFPPPFSEWNDKFRDGVRRFWRGDPGRVPDLAARLVGSSPQFDHSGRPATSSVNLLTAHDGFTLLDTVSYNDKHNEANGEDNRDGHSANYSDNMGAEGPSQDPAIIAARAQRRRNMMATLLLSQGVPMILAGDEIGHSQHGNNNAYCQDNATAWVDWQGADEAFLAFTAKCVAFRKAHPILRQKLFLHSRERALDGIEDLFWRRADGQPMCRSDWEDPDLRLLAVEIRTASGTPRYGALEYAIFAVFNAGGAVGVTVPEAPEGQHWALHLDSSRPDLAPEPVAGSFEMSAEAVAVFVLEEDPPV; this is translated from the coding sequence ATGACGCCATCCCCCACGATCCCCACCTCCATCGCCGCCGGCTGCCCGGATACGCTCGGGGCCCGATATGATGGCGAGGGCGTCAACTTCGCGATCTTCTCGGAACATGCCAGCCGGGTCTCGCTGTGCCTGTTCGACGAGACCGGCCAGACAGAGCTTGCCAATATCGATCTGCCCGAGCGCACGCATCATGTCTGGCACGGCCGGATCGACGGGCTCGAGCCGGGCCAGCATTACGGCTACCGGATCTCGGGCCCCTATCACCCCGACCAGGGCCACCGCTTCAATCCCAACAAGCTGCTGCTCGATCCCTATGCCCGGCGGATCTCGGGTCATCCGCGCTGGCATGACGCGCTGATGGGCTATGAGGTGGGGGCGGCGCAGGCCGATCTCAGCTTCGACAAACGCGACAGCGCGCCCTATGCGCCGCGCTCGATCGTGGCCGCGCCCGTCTTCGACTGGGCCGGTGACGCGCCGCCCGCAACGCCCATGGCCGAGACCGTGATCTACGAGGCCCATGTCAAGGGCCTGACCTGCCGCCATCCGCGGCTGCAGGCGCCGGGCCATTTCCGGGCGCTCGGCTCGGACCCGATGCTGGAGCATCTGCAAGGGCTGGGCGTGACCGCGATCGAGCTTCTGCCGGTGCAGGCCTTTCTCAATGACCGCTTCCTGGTCGAGAAGGGGCTGACCAATTACTGGGGCTACCAGACTCTGGCCTTCTTCGCCCCCGATCCGCGCTACATGGAGACCGGCGACATCACCGAGTTCCAGCGCATGGTGGCCCGGCTGCATGCCGCGGGCATCGAGGTGCTGCTGGACGTGGTCTACAACCATACCTGCGAAGGCAACGAGATGGGGCCGACGTTGTCCTTCCGGGGCATCGACAATGCCAGCTATTACCGGCTGGCCGGGGACCGGCGCTATTACGTCAACGATACCGGCTGCGGCAATACCCTCAATACCGGCCATCCGATGGTGCTGCGGATGGTGCTGGACAGCCTGCGCTACTGGGTCGAGACCATGCATGTCGACGGCTTCCGCTTCGATCTGGCGGCGACGCTGGGGCGGGGACCCGATGGGTTCGACCCCGATGCCGCGATCTTCCAGGCGATGCGGCAGGACCCGGTACTGTCGCGGGTCAAGCTGATCGCCGAACCCTGGGACATCGGCCCGGGCGGTTATCAGCTGGGCGCCTTTCCGCCGCCCTTCTCGGAATGGAACGACAAGTTCCGCGACGGCGTGCGGCGGTTCTGGCGGGGCGATCCGGGGCGGGTGCCCGATCTGGCGGCGCGACTGGTGGGCTCCTCGCCGCAATTCGACCATTCCGGGCGGCCCGCGACCTCGAGCGTGAACCTGCTGACCGCCCATGACGGCTTCACGCTCCTGGATACGGTCAGCTACAACGACAAGCATAACGAGGCCAATGGCGAGGATAATCGCGACGGCCATTCGGCGAACTACTCTGACAATATGGGCGCCGAGGGGCCGAGCCAGGACCCCGCCATCATCGCCGCCCGCGCGCAGCGACGGCGCAACATGATGGCGACGCTCCTGCTCAGCCAGGGCGTGCCGATGATCCTCGCGGGCGACGAGATCGGCCATAGCCAGCATGGCAACAACAACGCCTATTGCCAGGACAATGCCACCGCCTGGGTCGACTGGCAGGGTGCCGACGAGGCCTTTCTGGCCTTCACCGCGAAATGCGTCGCCTTCCGCAAGGCCCATCCGATCCTGCGCCAGAAGCTGTTCCTGCATTCGCGCGAGCGTGCGCTTGACGGCATCGAGGATCTGTTCTGGCGCCGGGCCGATGGCCAGCCGATGTGCCGGTCCGACTGGGAAGATCCCGATCTGCGGCTGCTGGCGGTCGAGATCCGCACTGCCTCGGGTACGCCGCGCTATGGCGCGCTCGAATACGCGATCTTCGCGGTGTTCAATGCCGGCGGCGCTGTCGGGGTGACGGTGCCCGAGGCGCCCGAGGGCCAGCACTGGGCCCTGCATCTGGACAGCTCGCGTCCCGATCTGGCGCCAGAGCCGGTCGCGGGCAGCTTCGAGATGTCGGCCGAGGCGGTCGCGGTCTTCGTACTCGAAGAGGACCCCCCGGTTTGA
- the glgA gene encoding glycogen synthase GlgA, whose translation MSLRVLSVASECVPLVKTGGLADVAGALPGALKAEGVEMRVLIPGYPAVLAKVETGETLWESQDFFGGPARLSFATHGDLRLYVLEAAHLYDRPGGPYLDGGGSDWPDNDIRFGALSWMGAQIGAEGAGDWRPELIQCHDWQAGLVPLYLKARNVDLPTVMTVHNIAFHGLMPSSRMAALGLPGWAFHPGGMEYYGQVSALKAGLVYAWKVTTVSPTYARELRTPEFGGGLDGVIRARAGDVLGILNGIDEADWDPATDPHVLRFRQPRGKARARTALLEEMGLDDGPGPLCVVVSRLTGQKGLDLLLQALPDLVARGGRLVLLGSGEPPLEQAWRSAARRHEGVAVRIGYDEALAHRLIAGGDAILLPSRFEPCGLTQLYGLRYGTIPVVARTGGLADTVIDANPAALAAGVATGIQFAPVTAEALSVALDRLCDLYADTALFTKLRRNAMRAPVGWQGSAAAYARLFREIVPAT comes from the coding sequence ATGAGCCTGCGCGTGCTGTCCGTCGCCTCGGAATGCGTGCCGCTGGTCAAGACCGGCGGGCTTGCCGATGTGGCCGGGGCCCTGCCGGGCGCCCTGAAGGCCGAAGGGGTCGAGATGCGTGTGCTGATCCCGGGCTATCCGGCGGTGCTGGCAAAGGTCGAGACCGGCGAGACGCTGTGGGAAAGCCAGGATTTCTTCGGCGGTCCGGCGCGGCTTTCCTTCGCGACCCATGGCGATCTGCGGCTTTACGTGCTCGAGGCCGCGCATCTTTACGACCGGCCCGGCGGCCCCTATCTCGACGGCGGCGGCAGCGACTGGCCCGATAACGACATCCGCTTCGGTGCGCTGTCCTGGATGGGGGCGCAGATCGGCGCTGAGGGCGCGGGCGACTGGCGCCCCGAGCTGATCCAGTGCCATGACTGGCAGGCCGGTCTTGTGCCGCTCTATCTCAAGGCGCGCAATGTCGATCTGCCGACGGTGATGACGGTGCACAATATCGCCTTCCACGGGCTGATGCCGTCAAGCCGGATGGCGGCGCTCGGCCTGCCGGGCTGGGCCTTCCATCCCGGCGGCATGGAGTACTATGGCCAGGTCTCGGCACTGAAGGCGGGGCTGGTCTATGCCTGGAAGGTGACGACCGTCAGCCCGACCTATGCGCGCGAGCTGCGCACGCCCGAATTCGGCGGCGGGCTCGACGGGGTGATCCGGGCGCGGGCGGGTGACGTACTGGGCATCCTGAACGGCATCGACGAGGCCGACTGGGACCCGGCGACCGACCCTCATGTGCTGCGCTTCAGGCAGCCCCGCGGCAAGGCCAGGGCGCGCACGGCGCTTCTCGAGGAAATGGGTCTGGACGACGGGCCCGGGCCGCTTTGCGTCGTGGTCTCGCGGCTGACCGGGCAGAAGGGGCTCGATCTGCTCTTGCAGGCGCTGCCCGATCTGGTGGCGCGGGGCGGGCGGCTGGTGCTTCTGGGTTCGGGCGAGCCGCCGCTGGAACAGGCCTGGCGCTCGGCCGCCCGGCGCCATGAGGGCGTCGCGGTCCGCATCGGCTATGACGAGGCGCTCGCGCACCGGCTGATCGCGGGGGGCGATGCGATCCTCTTGCCGTCGCGCTTCGAGCCCTGCGGGCTGACCCAGCTCTACGGGTTGCGCTATGGCACCATCCCGGTCGTCGCCCGCACCGGCGGTCTTGCCGATACCGTGATCGACGCCAACCCGGCGGCGCTGGCGGCGGGCGTGGCCACCGGCATCCAGTTCGCGCCGGTCACCGCCGAGGCGCTGTCGGTCGCGCTCGACCGGCTCTGCGATCTCTACGCCGATACCGCCCTCTTCACCAAGCTCCGGCGCAACGCCATGCGCGCCCCGGTCGGCTGGCAGGGCTCTGCCGCCGCCTATGCGCGCCTCTTCCGAGAGATTGTCCCCGCCACATGA
- the glgB gene encoding 1,4-alpha-glucan branching protein GlgB has protein sequence MNFARSASKDPFPSRQDALLLQAGRHDDPFAVLGPHGSGRDRIVAAFLPGAATLEAVVGDKAHPLTRRAEAPDLFTGAVPGKDVYRLRATDGAGHAWEFDDPYRFGPVIGELDEYLLAEGTHQRIWQVLGAHVRSHEGVAGTHFAVWAPNARRVSVVGPFNAWDGRRHPMRRRGATGVWEIFLPGIGEGECYKYEILGADGSMQPLKADPVGFGAEHPPKTASVVRDIRGYGWHDDAWMSYRAGNNARTAPISIYEVHLGSWRRRGAEGNRPLSYREAAEELVDYAADMGFTHLEFLPLSEHPFDGSWGYQPVGLFAPTVRHGPPHEFRDLVDAAHRKGLGVILDWVPGHFPSDAHGLIRFDGTALYEHADPREGFHHDWNTLIYNYGRTEVANFLYSNALYWLEEYHVDGLRVDAVASMLYRDYSRKEGEWIPNVHGGRENLEAIAMMQRMNALCYGEVPGILTAAEESTSFPGVSRPVDAGGLGFGYKWNMGWMNDTLSYIAHDPVHRRYHHHQMTFGLVYAFSENFILPISHDEVVHGKGSMLAKMPGNDWEKFANLRAYYGFMWGHPGKKLLFMGQEFAQRAEWDRAGELDWGVLGADWHGGMQRLVRDLNTLYRATPALHVRDCEPEGFRWVEANAADMSVYAWLRQGLDGDPPVAVVANLTPVERTGFRLGLPRPGRWREVMNTDAAIYGGGNRGNLGGVLAGEREHQGLPFSAELTLPPLSVLYLMPGED, from the coding sequence ATGAATTTCGCTCGCTCCGCCTCGAAGGATCCGTTTCCCTCCCGCCAGGATGCGCTTTTGCTGCAGGCCGGCCGGCATGACGACCCATTCGCCGTGCTCGGCCCGCATGGCAGCGGCCGCGACCGGATCGTGGCGGCCTTCCTTCCCGGGGCCGCGACGCTCGAGGCGGTGGTCGGGGACAAGGCCCATCCGCTGACCCGGCGGGCCGAAGCGCCCGATCTGTTCACTGGCGCGGTTCCCGGCAAGGATGTCTACCGCCTGCGCGCGACCGATGGTGCCGGCCATGCCTGGGAATTCGACGACCCCTACCGCTTCGGCCCCGTCATCGGCGAGCTGGACGAATATCTGCTTGCCGAGGGCACCCATCAGCGGATCTGGCAGGTGCTGGGCGCCCATGTCCGGAGCCATGAGGGCGTGGCGGGCACCCATTTCGCGGTCTGGGCGCCGAATGCGCGCCGGGTCTCGGTCGTGGGCCCGTTCAATGCCTGGGACGGGCGCCGGCACCCGATGCGGCGGCGCGGCGCCACCGGGGTGTGGGAGATCTTCCTGCCCGGCATCGGCGAGGGCGAGTGCTACAAATACGAGATCCTCGGGGCGGATGGCAGCATGCAGCCGCTCAAGGCCGATCCGGTGGGGTTCGGCGCCGAGCATCCGCCGAAGACCGCAAGCGTGGTGCGCGACATCCGGGGCTATGGCTGGCATGACGATGCCTGGATGAGCTACCGGGCGGGCAACAATGCCCGGACCGCGCCGATTTCGATCTACGAGGTGCATCTGGGCTCCTGGCGGCGGCGGGGCGCCGAGGGCAACCGGCCGCTCTCCTACCGGGAGGCCGCCGAGGAACTGGTCGATTACGCCGCCGACATGGGCTTCACCCATCTCGAATTCCTGCCGCTCTCGGAACATCCCTTCGACGGCTCCTGGGGCTATCAGCCGGTCGGGCTGTTCGCGCCCACCGTGCGGCACGGGCCGCCGCATGAATTCCGCGATCTGGTCGATGCGGCGCATCGCAAGGGGCTGGGGGTGATCCTCGACTGGGTGCCGGGGCATTTCCCCAGCGATGCCCACGGGCTGATCCGCTTCGACGGCACCGCGCTCTACGAACATGCCGACCCGCGCGAGGGCTTCCATCACGACTGGAATACCCTGATCTACAATTACGGCCGGACCGAGGTCGCCAATTTCCTCTACTCGAACGCGCTGTACTGGCTCGAGGAATATCACGTCGACGGGCTTCGGGTCGATGCGGTGGCCTCGATGCTCTACCGCGACTATTCCCGCAAGGAGGGCGAGTGGATCCCCAACGTGCATGGCGGGCGCGAGAATCTCGAAGCCATCGCGATGATGCAGCGGATGAACGCGCTCTGCTATGGCGAGGTGCCGGGCATCCTGACCGCGGCCGAGGAAAGCACCTCCTTTCCCGGCGTCTCGCGGCCGGTCGATGCCGGCGGGCTCGGCTTCGGCTACAAGTGGAACATGGGCTGGATGAATGACACCCTGTCCTATATCGCCCATGATCCCGTGCACCGGAGATACCATCACCACCAGATGACCTTCGGGCTGGTCTATGCCTTCTCCGAGAATTTCATCCTGCCGATCAGCCATGACGAGGTCGTGCATGGCAAGGGCTCGATGCTGGCGAAGATGCCGGGCAACGATTGGGAGAAATTCGCCAACCTGCGCGCCTATTACGGTTTCATGTGGGGCCATCCCGGCAAGAAGCTTCTGTTCATGGGCCAGGAATTCGCCCAGCGTGCCGAATGGGACAGGGCAGGCGAGCTGGACTGGGGCGTGCTGGGCGCAGACTGGCATGGCGGCATGCAGCGGCTGGTGCGCGATCTCAACACGCTCTACCGGGCGACGCCCGCGCTCCATGTGCGGGATTGCGAGCCCGAGGGCTTCCGCTGGGTCGAGGCCAATGCGGCCGACATGTCCGTCTATGCCTGGCTCCGGCAGGGACTCGATGGCGATCCGCCGGTGGCGGTGGTCGCGAACCTCACCCCGGTGGAACGGACGGGCTTCCGGCTGGGGCTGCCGCGGCCCGGGCGCTGGCGCGAGGTGATGAATACCGACGCGGCGATCTATGGCGGCGGCAACAGGGGCAATCTGGGCGGCGTTCTTGCCGGGGAGCGCGAGCATCAGGGGCTGCCATTCTCGGCCGAGCTGACCCTGCCGCCGCTGTCGGTGCTGTATCTGATGCCGGGTGAGGATTGA
- a CDS encoding glycogen/starch/alpha-glucan phosphorylase produces the protein MRDSILRHLAYELGTDPDHATLHDWRIALSLAVRDRLVDRWFAANRATRAARPKRVYYLSMEFLIGRLLEDAIVNLRLEEQVGTALADLGLDFDAVIQNEPDAALGNGGLGRLAACFMESLATIGCPAFGYGIRYENGLFRQSFQDGRQVEEPEDWLSQFHAWEFERRDVAQEIRFGGEVTRKDGRAVWTGAEAVIAAAFDTPIIGWKGRWANTLRLWSAQPLHGFDLARFNRGEYAAAAEPEALARTISRVLYPDDTTGPGKELRLKQEYFFTAASLRDILRRFEEEGGALADLPKKAAIQLNDTHPAIAGPELVRLLHDERGMALDEAIATARGCLSYTNHTLMPEALERWSEDLMTHLLPRHMQLIERIDEAHAAEMPGRRVTLRENGEVKMGEIAFTMAHKVNGVSALHTDLMKETVFAELHRLHPDRIVNETNGVTPRRWLLSANPRLSRLITDTIGEGWVDDLGQLGQLEASISDPGFLDAYARAKRRNKEDFSDWLAAEQGVRVDPAALFDVQIKRIHEYKRQHLNILEAVALWQEIRANPGAGWVPRVKIFAGKAAPGYVFAKEIIHLINDVAEVLNADPVTSPYLKVLFLPNYNVSLAERLIPAADLSEQISTAGKEASGTGNMKFALNGAPTIGTLDGANVEIRDRVGARNFFLFGMTAQEVEARRAVQDHARQAIQADPRLGGALTTISQGAFSPTDRHRYRGVVANLTGQDYFLVCSDFTAYWDAQRRAEAAFADPAVWHRMAACNTARAGWFSSDRTIRGYMEEIWGTVPLAAE, from the coding sequence ATGCGCGATTCCATCCTGCGCCATCTCGCCTACGAGCTTGGCACCGATCCCGACCATGCCACCCTGCACGACTGGCGGATCGCGTTGTCACTGGCGGTACGCGACCGGCTGGTCGACCGATGGTTCGCAGCCAATCGGGCGACCCGGGCAGCCCGGCCCAAGCGGGTCTATTACCTGTCGATGGAATTCCTGATCGGCCGCCTGCTGGAAGACGCCATCGTCAACCTGCGCCTCGAAGAGCAGGTCGGGACCGCGCTGGCCGATCTGGGGCTGGACTTCGACGCGGTGATCCAGAACGAGCCCGATGCCGCGCTTGGCAATGGCGGGCTCGGGCGGCTGGCTGCCTGTTTCATGGAATCGCTCGCGACCATCGGTTGCCCGGCTTTCGGCTATGGCATCCGCTACGAGAACGGCCTGTTCCGGCAGTCCTTCCAGGACGGCCGCCAGGTCGAGGAGCCCGAGGACTGGCTGAGCCAGTTCCATGCCTGGGAATTCGAGCGGCGCGACGTGGCCCAGGAGATCCGCTTCGGCGGAGAGGTCACCCGGAAGGACGGGCGCGCGGTCTGGACCGGGGCCGAGGCGGTGATCGCGGCGGCCTTCGACACGCCGATCATCGGCTGGAAGGGGCGCTGGGCCAATACGCTCAGGCTCTGGTCGGCGCAGCCGCTACACGGCTTCGATCTGGCGCGCTTCAATCGCGGCGAATACGCGGCCGCGGCCGAACCCGAGGCCCTGGCCCGCACCATCAGCCGGGTGCTTTATCCCGATGACACCACCGGGCCGGGCAAGGAATTGCGGCTGAAGCAGGAATATTTCTTCACCGCCGCGTCGCTCCGCGACATCCTGCGCCGGTTCGAGGAAGAGGGTGGCGCGCTGGCCGATCTGCCGAAGAAGGCCGCGATCCAGCTCAACGACACCCATCCGGCGATTGCCGGGCCGGAACTGGTGCGGCTTTTGCATGACGAGCGCGGCATGGCGCTCGACGAGGCCATCGCCACCGCGCGGGGCTGCCTCAGCTATACCAACCACACGCTGATGCCCGAGGCGCTGGAGCGCTGGTCCGAGGATCTGATGACCCACCTGCTGCCGCGCCACATGCAGCTGATCGAGCGGATCGACGAGGCCCATGCCGCCGAGATGCCCGGCCGCCGGGTCACGCTGCGCGAGAATGGCGAGGTGAAGATGGGCGAGATCGCCTTCACCATGGCGCACAAGGTCAACGGGGTCTCGGCGCTCCATACCGATCTGATGAAGGAAACCGTCTTCGCCGAGCTGCACCGGCTGCATCCCGACCGGATCGTCAACGAGACCAATGGCGTCACGCCGCGGCGCTGGCTGCTGTCGGCCAACCCGCGCCTCAGCCGGCTGATCACCGACACCATCGGCGAGGGCTGGGTCGACGATCTCGGGCAGCTCGGGCAGCTCGAGGCCTCGATCTCCGATCCCGGCTTTCTCGACGCCTATGCCAGAGCCAAGCGCCGGAACAAGGAAGACTTCTCCGACTGGCTGGCGGCCGAGCAGGGGGTGCGGGTCGATCCCGCGGCCCTGTTCGACGTCCAGATCAAGCGCATCCACGAATACAAGCGCCAGCATCTGAACATCCTCGAAGCGGTTGCGCTCTGGCAGGAGATCCGGGCCAATCCGGGCGCGGGCTGGGTGCCGCGGGTCAAGATCTTCGCGGGCAAGGCCGCGCCCGGCTATGTCTTCGCCAAGGAGATCATCCATCTGATCAACGACGTGGCCGAGGTGCTGAATGCCGATCCGGTCACCAGCCCCTATCTCAAGGTGCTGTTCCTGCCCAATTACAATGTCAGCCTCGCCGAGCGGCTGATCCCGGCCGCGGATCTGTCGGAGCAGATCTCGACCGCGGGCAAGGAGGCCTCGGGCACCGGCAACATGAAATTCGCGCTGAACGGCGCGCCGACCATCGGCACGCTCGACGGCGCCAATGTCGAGATCCGCGACCGGGTGGGCGCGCGCAACTTCTTCCTGTTTGGGATGACCGCCCAGGAGGTCGAGGCGCGGCGCGCGGTTCAAGATCACGCCCGCCAGGCGATTCAGGCCGATCCTCGGTTGGGCGGCGCGCTGACGACGATCAGCCAGGGCGCCTTCTCGCCCACCGACAGGCACCGCTATCGCGGCGTGGTCGCAAATCTGACCGGGCAGGACTATTTCCTGGTCTGCTCGGATTTCACCGCCTATTGGGACGCCCAGCGCCGGGCCGAGGCGGCCTTTGCCGATCCGGCGGTCTGGCACCGGATGGCGGCCTGCAACACCGCGCGCGCGGGCTGGTTCTCGTCGGACCGCACGATCCGGGGCTACATGGAGGAGATCTGGGGCACGGTGCCGCTGGCGGCAGAGTGA
- the glgC gene encoding glucose-1-phosphate adenylyltransferase: METRYSRLASRSMAFVLAGGRGSRLKELTDMRAKPAVYFGGKTRIVDFALSNALNSGIRKMAVATQYKAHSLIRHCQRGWNFFRAERNEYLDILPASQRVAENQWYLGTADAVTQNIDIVDSYGVDYVLILAGDHIYKMDYEIMLRQHVETGAEVTVGCLTVPRTEGSAFGVMKVDETDRIVDFIEKPKDPPGMPGDPGQCLVSMGIYVFDWKFLRDLLLRDAGDPGSSHDFGSDLIPQIVKGGKAMAHRFTSSCVKDRADSPAYWRDVGTIDAFWKANIDLTDFTPDLNLWDKSWPIWTYSESVPPAKFIHDEENRRGSAVSSMISGGCIISGTEVRNSLLFTMVRTNSYAVLDHAVVLPYVEVGRRARLSNVVIDRGVVIPPGLVVGEDPEEDAKWFRVTEGGITLITQSMLERRAGA; encoded by the coding sequence ATGGAGACGCGCTACAGCAGGCTCGCGAGCCGAAGCATGGCTTTCGTGCTGGCGGGCGGGCGGGGCAGCCGGCTGAAGGAACTGACCGACATGCGGGCCAAGCCCGCGGTCTATTTCGGCGGCAAGACCCGGATCGTCGACTTCGCGCTGTCGAATGCGCTGAATTCCGGCATCCGCAAGATGGCGGTCGCGACCCAGTACAAGGCGCATTCGCTGATCCGCCACTGTCAGCGCGGCTGGAATTTCTTCCGCGCCGAGCGCAACGAATATCTCGACATCCTGCCCGCCAGCCAGCGTGTCGCCGAGAACCAGTGGTATCTCGGCACGGCCGATGCGGTGACCCAGAATATCGACATCGTCGACAGCTACGGCGTCGATTACGTGCTGATCCTCGCGGGCGACCACATCTACAAGATGGATTACGAGATCATGCTGCGCCAGCATGTCGAAACCGGCGCCGAGGTGACGGTGGGCTGCCTGACCGTGCCGCGCACGGAGGGCTCGGCCTTCGGGGTGATGAAGGTGGACGAGACCGACCGGATCGTCGACTTCATCGAGAAGCCGAAGGACCCGCCCGGGATGCCCGGCGATCCCGGGCAATGCCTGGTCTCGATGGGGATCTATGTCTTCGACTGGAAATTCCTGCGCGATCTGCTTCTGCGCGATGCCGGGGACCCCGGCTCCAGCCATGATTTCGGCTCCGACCTGATCCCGCAGATCGTGAAGGGCGGCAAGGCGATGGCGCATCGCTTCACCTCTTCCTGCGTCAAGGATCGCGCGGATTCGCCCGCCTACTGGCGCGATGTCGGCACCATCGACGCCTTCTGGAAGGCCAATATCGATCTGACCGATTTCACCCCCGATCTCAATCTCTGGGACAAGAGCTGGCCGATCTGGACCTATTCGGAATCGGTGCCGCCCGCGAAATTCATCCATGACGAGGAGAACCGGCGCGGCTCGGCGGTATCCTCGATGATTTCGGGCGGCTGCATCATCTCGGGCACCGAGGTGCGCAATTCGCTGCTCTTCACCATGGTCCGGACCAATTCCTACGCCGTGCTCGACCATGCGGTGGTGCTGCCCTATGTCGAGGTCGGCCGGCGCGCGCGGCTCAGCAATGTGGTGATCGACCGCGGCGTCGTGATCCCGCCGGGGCTGGTCGTCGGCGAGGATCCGGAAGAGGATGCGAAATGGTTCCGCGTGACCGAGGGCGGCATCACCCTCATCACCCAGTCGATGCTGGAGCGGAGGGCCGGGGCATGA